From a single bacterium genomic region:
- a CDS encoding sigma-54-dependent Fis family transcriptional regulator, producing the protein MIQEDKSILVLDDEEMIRDLLFETFSKKGYKVDTAVNGKEAMAKLEENEYSLLISDLRLPDVSGMEVLEKIKKEGSSTGVIMVTAYGSIKNAVNAMKQGAFDYITKPFDLDQLEVIIDKYFNYQNLVEENEYLKSELGRKFQFKNIIGQSKPMLNVFDAIRMVARSRATVLIQGASGTGKELVARAIHYNSKRKNGPFITTNCAALPEGLVESELFGHEKGAFTGAIKTTKGRFELAHGGTILLDEISEISSGLQAKLLRVLQEREIERVGSGHPIQVDVRVIATTNRNLEEEVKKGDFREDLYYRLNVVPIHLPTINERREDIPLLVKHFIKKYAEENELPIKGVTEKANKMLMQREWPGNVREIENCIERTVVMCEPGTEILDIKHFSILDSVMSTAVEKRIEDLPMMTLRESEKNLILTTLRENDNNRTKTAELLGISVRTLRNKLNEYRSEGVTV; encoded by the coding sequence ATGATTCAGGAAGATAAATCCATTCTTGTGCTTGATGATGAGGAGATGATACGTGATTTGCTTTTTGAAACATTCTCTAAAAAGGGCTACAAAGTAGATACTGCTGTAAATGGAAAAGAGGCAATGGCTAAACTTGAAGAAAACGAGTACAGTCTGTTAATTAGTGACCTTCGTCTTCCTGACGTAAGCGGAATGGAAGTTCTTGAAAAAATTAAAAAGGAGGGCAGTTCCACAGGGGTTATAATGGTTACTGCATACGGTTCAATTAAGAATGCAGTAAACGCTATGAAACAAGGTGCATTCGATTACATTACAAAACCTTTTGATCTTGACCAATTAGAGGTCATTATTGATAAATATTTTAATTATCAGAATCTTGTGGAGGAAAATGAATATTTAAAGTCTGAATTGGGAAGAAAATTTCAATTTAAAAATATTATCGGCCAAAGCAAACCAATGCTTAATGTTTTTGATGCAATTCGTATGGTGGCAAGAAGCAGAGCTACAGTTCTGATCCAGGGAGCTAGCGGTACCGGAAAAGAACTTGTAGCAAGAGCAATTCATTACAACAGTAAAAGAAAAAACGGGCCATTTATTACAACTAATTGTGCTGCTCTGCCCGAAGGGCTTGTTGAGAGTGAACTCTTTGGCCATGAAAAGGGTGCTTTCACAGGAGCTATTAAAACAACAAAAGGGCGTTTTGAGCTTGCTCACGGCGGCACTATCCTGCTGGATGAGATTAGCGAGATAAGCTCCGGACTTCAGGCAAAACTTTTGAGAGTTCTTCAAGAGAGGGAAATCGAGAGAGTCGGCAGCGGGCATCCCATTCAAGTAGATGTAAGGGTTATTGCAACAACAAATAGAAATCTTGAGGAAGAAGTGAAAAAAGGTGATTTCCGTGAAGATCTTTACTACAGACTGAATGTTGTACCGATTCATCTCCCGACTATTAATGAAAGGCGGGAAGATATACCTCTTCTTGTTAAGCATTTTATAAAAAAATATGCAGAAGAGAATGAACTCCCGATCAAGGGTGTAACTGAAAAAGCCAATAAAATGCTTATGCAGAGAGAATGGCCGGGTAATGTACGTGAGATTGAAAATTGTATTGAGCGTACTGTAGTAATGTGTGAACCTGGTACGGAAATACTGGATATTAAACATTTCTCCATATTGGACAGTGTGATGTCAACTGCTGTTGAGAAAAGAATTGAAGACCTGCCAATGATGACACTGCGTGAATCTGAAAAGAATTTGATACTTACAACCTTGAGGGAAAATGATAACAATCGTACAAAAACCGCAGAACTGCTTGGAATAAGTGTCAGAACTTTACGTAATAAACTTAATGAATATAGAAGTGAGGGAGTAACTGTTTAA
- a CDS encoding HAMP domain-containing histidine kinase — protein sequence MTSKKSNIQKTDIDNNSFLEPEFITDVVHKIKNGLGGIAGFTGLLERDLSSDDPKCRIVQRIYNGVLGVNEIVVALMNLSITPELSIENVQLTALVKEIWANELQTENGYLNNGIKTAFSGKKCQVQGDRFVLQKIIFSIFKVIKFSKSSIREIDVSPVKNQAVLSMLVHTNEKEICFCKTRTIYDVMKNCEPVEIRLNCAVLIKMLSIHGGEITIDKIDKNNFKIKIFLNER from the coding sequence ATGACAAGTAAAAAAAGTAATATTCAGAAAACGGATATTGATAATAATTCTTTCCTGGAACCGGAATTTATTACAGATGTTGTGCATAAAATAAAAAACGGGCTTGGAGGAATTGCCGGATTTACAGGCCTTCTGGAAAGAGACCTGAGCAGTGATGACCCTAAATGCAGAATAGTACAAAGAATTTACAATGGAGTCCTCGGTGTTAATGAGATTGTGGTTGCTTTAATGAATCTGTCAATTACACCTGAATTGTCGATAGAAAACGTTCAGCTTACTGCACTTGTCAAGGAGATTTGGGCAAATGAGCTTCAGACAGAAAATGGATATTTAAATAACGGAATAAAAACTGCGTTTTCCGGCAAGAAGTGTCAAGTACAGGGTGACAGATTTGTACTGCAGAAAATTATTTTTTCAATTTTTAAAGTAATTAAATTTTCAAAAAGTAGTATTAGAGAGATTGATGTATCTCCTGTTAAAAATCAGGCAGTTCTTTCAATGTTGGTACATACAAATGAGAAAGAGATTTGTTTTTGTAAAACCAGAACAATATATGATGTAATGAAAAATTGCGAACCGGTTGAAATACGTTTGAATTGTGCAGTATTGATTAAAATGCTTTCAATTCATGGAGGTGAAATAACAATTGATAAAATTGATAAGAATAATTTTAAAATCAAAATATTTTTAAACGAAAGGTGA
- a CDS encoding PAS domain S-box protein, producing MSEKIYEELYSKADILYFVIDKSSNILSLNVTSEEKLGYEKHELAGKNFLDLASYNDREKIQKSFITCFNRGYIKGLQTKLKCRNGKALIASINGLISEIDNGKQELRLFVKDVTDEYKLIKQKNLSVRLGEFRKNHHKTEVLNKLLESTLESFLCSGVILFLKKQDNSYIISDRWDSELPLNIETDTFRKVNGESINLFIEEFQTCVACERSEKGSVWISDLENFLSESEDVIDEKIDKFLGNFKTLSITPVINSGLNDGWLITTDIVSYDYQAEDVLFLESIAGVFTENKNQKIFEPLENINSISHQLSIFDVPFMGICLVEDGKIIKTNKWIEGFFNSSEEAIIGRNLIEFVDTQFHDKIKELSSNVTKEEFISIDDVVIISDNGDNKKAKVTAGLLSSNGTVKELWYFLNREEHDRVQRTLLQARKMESLGMLAGGIVHDFNNLLACILGFSSLLSEEISPDNPYYDDIRQITVTAEKATELTSRLMAHTQGNSYIVNDLDINQLVKEVAGILSRTLDKSISIRAQLENELDRIQGDASQIQQAILQVALNARDAMVEGGKIIFKTRNMFLGQDNPWLKYGGKPGKYIQIEITDTGQGMSGTVKERILKTSGKEKVNSLDDGMGIPIVKEIIEKNGGFLSIFSQEFKGTVVKMHFPVKTKEKSKLLNASEEPILGKETILLVDDEKVFRETARKMLTRYGYKVISAESRSEALAIYKKYLNRIDLIILDMMMPGMEVKKVLNIMKKMNQKVKIITTSEMGEEIIEDESSKNFVSGFVQKPFQVRPLLNAVRTVLNA from the coding sequence ATGTCTGAGAAAATCTATGAAGAATTGTACTCAAAAGCAGATATACTATATTTTGTCATAGACAAGTCATCCAATATTCTTTCGCTGAATGTGACATCAGAGGAAAAATTAGGTTATGAAAAACATGAACTTGCCGGCAAAAATTTCCTTGATTTGGCTAGTTACAATGACAGAGAAAAAATACAGAAATCATTTATAACTTGTTTTAACAGAGGATATATAAAAGGTTTACAGACTAAATTGAAGTGCCGTAATGGTAAAGCTTTGATTGCGAGTATAAATGGTTTAATTTCGGAAATTGATAATGGAAAACAGGAGCTGAGGCTTTTTGTCAAAGATGTGACTGATGAATATAAATTAATTAAACAAAAAAACCTTTCTGTTCGTCTTGGAGAATTCAGAAAAAATCATCACAAGACAGAGGTTTTAAATAAATTGCTGGAAAGTACATTGGAAAGTTTTTTATGTTCAGGTGTAATCCTATTTCTTAAAAAGCAGGATAACTCTTATATTATATCAGATCGGTGGGATTCAGAACTTCCTCTTAATATAGAAACAGATACTTTCCGAAAGGTTAACGGAGAATCGATCAACTTATTTATTGAAGAATTCCAAACGTGTGTTGCATGTGAAAGATCCGAAAAGGGGAGCGTATGGATTAGTGATCTGGAGAATTTTCTGTCGGAAAGCGAGGATGTAATTGATGAGAAAATAGATAAATTCCTCGGGAATTTCAAAACTCTGTCAATTACACCTGTGATTAACAGCGGATTAAATGACGGATGGCTGATTACAACTGACATTGTCAGTTACGATTATCAGGCAGAGGATGTGCTTTTTCTGGAATCTATTGCCGGAGTATTTACAGAGAACAAAAATCAAAAAATATTTGAACCTTTAGAGAACATAAACAGCATTAGTCACCAGCTTTCAATTTTTGATGTCCCATTTATGGGAATATGCCTTGTTGAGGACGGAAAAATTATTAAGACCAATAAGTGGATTGAGGGCTTCTTTAATTCTTCAGAGGAAGCAATCATAGGGCGAAACCTTATTGAATTTGTTGACACACAATTTCACGATAAAATTAAAGAATTGTCATCTAATGTAACTAAAGAAGAATTTATCTCAATTGATGATGTTGTTATTATTTCAGATAACGGAGATAATAAAAAGGCAAAAGTTACAGCAGGATTATTATCTTCAAACGGTACGGTTAAAGAACTTTGGTATTTTCTGAACAGGGAAGAGCATGACCGTGTACAGAGAACTCTTCTCCAGGCAAGAAAAATGGAATCTCTAGGTATGCTTGCAGGGGGAATAGTACATGATTTTAACAATTTACTTGCATGTATACTAGGTTTCAGTTCCCTATTAAGTGAAGAGATATCACCGGATAATCCATATTATGATGATATAAGGCAGATTACTGTTACTGCGGAAAAAGCAACAGAATTAACATCAAGATTAATGGCGCATACTCAGGGGAATTCATATATTGTAAATGATCTGGATATAAATCAGCTTGTAAAAGAAGTTGCAGGTATTTTGTCCAGGACGTTGGATAAGAGCATTTCAATAAGAGCTCAGCTTGAAAATGAACTTGACAGGATTCAGGGAGATGCAAGCCAGATCCAGCAGGCAATTCTGCAGGTTGCTTTAAATGCCCGTGATGCTATGGTTGAAGGCGGAAAAATTATTTTTAAAACACGAAATATGTTTTTAGGCCAGGATAATCCATGGTTGAAATATGGAGGAAAACCTGGAAAGTATATTCAGATTGAAATTACTGATACAGGACAGGGAATGAGCGGAACCGTAAAAGAGAGAATTTTAAAAACTTCAGGAAAAGAAAAAGTAAACTCATTGGATGATGGTATGGGGATTCCCATAGTAAAGGAGATAATTGAAAAAAACGGCGGTTTCCTGTCAATATTCAGCCAGGAATTCAAGGGAACTGTTGTTAAAATGCATTTCCCCGTAAAGACGAAGGAAAAATCAAAATTATTGAATGCGAGTGAAGAACCTATTCTCGGCAAAGAGACAATATTACTTGTAGATGATGAGAAGGTTTTCCGTGAGACTGCAAGAAAAATGCTTACAAGATACGGGTATAAAGTAATCAGTGCCGAGAGCAGAAGCGAAGCCCTTGCTATTTATAAAAAATATCTTAACAGAATAGATCTGATAATCCTGGATATGATGATGCCGGGAATGGAAGTCAAAAAAGTTCTTAATATTATGAAAAAGATGAATCAAAAAGTCAAAATAATTACTACTTCGGAAATGGGCGAAGAAATTATTGAGGATGAGTCCTCAAAGAATTTTGTATCAGGATTTGTGCAAAAGCCCTTTCAGGTAAGGCCTCTGCTTAATGCAGTTCGTACAGTTTTAAACGCTTAG